A single window of Vigna radiata var. radiata cultivar VC1973A chromosome 4, Vradiata_ver6, whole genome shotgun sequence DNA harbors:
- the LOC106759179 gene encoding GSH-induced LITAF domain protein — MEKKDEVVVGVPVYENEYQRGVIPPNAVVGDPKGIPIHQTIYRDTPAPFNCPYCGATALTTVRSKPSLAAFVGCLMPMMLGVCFLCPSMDCLWHKYHYCPNCQEKVADFEKSDPCAVMDPPHWTQESFALAG, encoded by the exons ATGGAGAAAAAGGATGAAGTGGTGGTTGGTGTGCCGGTGTATGAAAACGAATACCAGAGGGGGGTGATTCCTCCTAACGCGGTGGTCGGAGATCCCAAGGGCATCCCCATCCACCAGACCATTTACAGAGACACTCCTGCTCCGTTCAACTGCCCTTACTGTGGTGCCACCGCTCTCACTACCGTCAG ATCGAAGCCCAGTCTGGCTGCATTTGTTGGATGCTTGATGCCGATGATGCTTGGAGTTTGCTTTCTTTGCCCCTCAATGGACTGCCTTTGGCATAAATATCACTACTGTCCTAACTGTCAAGAAAAG GTCGCTGACTTTGAGAAATCAGATCCCTGTGCTGTCATGGATCCACCACACTGGACTCAGGAGAGCTTTGCATTGGCTGGGTAG